A DNA window from Phragmites australis chromosome 11, lpPhrAust1.1, whole genome shotgun sequence contains the following coding sequences:
- the LOC133884884 gene encoding protein SUPPRESSOR OF PHYA-105 1-like isoform X1, producing the protein MEGTAAAEVAGASDGAAGDVQIKGSKENEQPAQQPSGSVALEMPATPIPLTRDIEWSEHFSFFTSLGGFGGSTDGARGLTSVGLSNSESRPDSVTQCCLNDPDERVEELTLKNCINADVQPEVSAGGSSSSGDRPTIIKGLWGNFTRMAWRTSEVASRENVAVSCGDIANLRAGDVSSRENLAGTLDNNMSSQNNDASGKETPMSHGGNVNNEFMMPFGSQQHLLAARPNQTEQGAERENILTMSSFSNRIFDQMRSKTVTPSSGVPGSPFKNKSKGKGVACQGAREEVKVQANARPRGPLDRLPKIPASVHDSMDRVDALLSSGGRNFLKSQCEGNSLRELIKPGQQTTSKFEKMHLFKQIVDLVDKCHTQGLTLQHLRPSYFTIPSSNQVKYIGSCTTQDLSASVKQDVTTDDVVNRKRCFDHRIELQESNGYGNSMLKYQKVGERSMIAARRPIHTFWAGHRRDNQNEDVDPGASRQENSIGTVRDRFKFAEPHDSNTSCAKRLSSSGDQQSTFELRILEESWYKSPEELSQLNGTFPSNIYSLGVLLFELFCCCDTWEVHCSAMSDLRHRILPPNFLSESPKEAGFCLWLLHPDPCSRPKARDILGCDLINEGRDLSLLDQAPAATSEDDTESSLLHNFLSQLKEEKEMQAAKLSADLASLQTDMTEVERRHSTRIGFNLEDLDVLASSSALSGASANALQGALLSGLLPSLCKSSIYEERVMRNLEQLENAYYSMRSTIDSCETNVIKRSDNEALRVRENFYQLHSDSDATNEQTDRLGCFFDGLCKYARHSRFEVRGILKNADILSSPNVICSLSFDRDEEYFAAAGVSKKIKIFEFDALLNDRVDIHYPLIEMPSRSKLSCVCWNNYIKNYLASTDYDGTVQLWDASSGQGFMQFTEHRKRAWSVSFSGVDPTMLASGSDDCCVKVWSINQKNCIDTIRNVANVCCVQFSPYSSRMVAFGSADYKVYCYDLRNTRIPWCTISGHGKAVSYVRFLDPETLISASTDNTLKIWDLNRTNSSGLSTDSCSLTLSGHTNEKNFVGLSVHDGYITCGSETNELFSYYKTFPMPITSHKFGSIDPITGQVTNEDNQHFVSSVCWRGKSNMVVAANCSGSIKVLELV; encoded by the exons ATGGAAGGGACCGCGGCGGCTGAGGTGGCCGGTGCCAGCGATGGCGCGGCCGGGGATGTGCAGATTAAGGGTAGCAAGGAGAATGAGCAGCCTGCGCAGCAGCCGTCCGGGAGCGTGGCGCTGGAGATGCCCGCCACGCCTATCCCGCTTACACGGGACATAGAGTGGTCAGAGCATTTCTCGTTCTTCACTTCATTGGGCGGGTTTGGGGGCAGCACGGATGGTGCCAGGGGCTTGACCAGCGTTGGCCTGTCAAATTCTGAGTCGAGGCCGGACAGCGTGACACAGTGCTGTTTGAATGATCCGGATGAGAGGGTGGAAGAGCTCACATTGAAGAATTGCATCAACGCTGATGTTCAGCCCGAGGTTTCTGCTGGCGGAAGCTCAAGCAGTGGGGATAGGCCTACCATCATTAAGGGCCTGTGGGGTAACTTTACACGGATGGCATGGAGAACTAGCGAAGTGGCCAGCAGGGAAAATGTAGCAGTGAGTTGTGGTGACATTGCGAACTTGAGGGCCGGTGATGTGTCTAGTAGGGAAAATTTGGCTGGGACCCTTGACAACAATATGAGCTCTCAGAATAATGATGCATCTGGCAAGGAAACACCTATGAGTCATGGTGGCAATGTGAATAACGAGTTCATGATGCCATTTGGTAGCCAGCAGCATCTCTTAGCTGCACGTCCTAATCAAACTGAGCAGGGAGCTGAAAGGGAGAATATTCTCACAATGAGTAGCTTTTCGAATAGAATTTTTGATCAGATGAGAAGTAAGACTGTAACACCTTCATCTGGGGTCCCTGGATCCCCATTTAAAAACAAATCGAAAGGTAAAGGGGTCGCTTGCCAAGGTGCACGGGAGGAGGTCAAAGTGCAAGCTAATGCAAGGCCCAGAGGCCCTTTGGACAGGCTTCCCAAAATTCCTGCCTCAGTGCATGATTCTATGGACAGAGTGGATGCATTGCTTTCCAGTGGTGGTcggaattttttaaaatctcaGTGTGAGGGAAATAGCCTGAGGGAACTGATTAAACCTGGGCAACAAACTACAAGCAAATTTGAGAAAATGCATTTATTTAAGCAGATTGTTGATCTTGTGGATAAGTGCCATACACAGGGCTTGACTTTACAACATTTGCGACCATCATATTTTACAATCCCGTCTTCAAACCAAGTTAAGTATATTGGTTCTTGTACCACACAAGATTTATCAGCCTCCGTCAAACAAGATGTCACTACAGATGACGTTGTGAATAGAAAAAGATGTTTCGACCATAGAATTGAGCTCCAAGAGTCTAATGGCTATGGAAATTCAATGTTAAAGTATCAAAAGGTTGGTGAGCGTAGCATGATTGCTGCCAGGCGACCAATACATACCTTCTGGGCTGGCCACAGAAGGGACAATCAAAATGAAGACGTTGATCCAGGTGCTTCAAGGCAGGAAAATTCTATTGGCACTGTCAGAGATCGTTTTAAGTTCGCAGAACCACACGACAGTAATACATCTTGTGCTAAACGCCTATCTAGTTCTGGCGACCAGCAATCGACATTTGAATTGAGGATTCTGGAGGAAAGCTGGTATAAAAGTCCAGAAGAGTTAAGTCAATTGAACGGCACATTCCCATCAAACATCTACAGCCTTGGGGTTCTTCTATTTGAG CTCTTTTGCTGTTGTGACACATGGGAGGTGCATTGTTCTGCAATGTCAGATCTTCGTCATCGCATCCTGCCTCCAAATTTTCTTTCAGAAAGTCCTAAGGAGGCTGGCTTCTGCCTTTGGTTACTGCATCCAGATCCTTGTTCTAGACCAAAAGCAAG AGACATTCTTGGATGTGACTTGATAAATGAAGGCCGAGATTTGTCCTTGTTAGATCAGGCACCAGCTGCCACCAGTGAAGATGACACCGAGTCTAGTTTGCTACATAATTTCCTTTCTCAATTGAAAGAGGAAAAGGAGATGCAAGCTGCCAAGTTATCAGCAGATCTTGCAAGCTTACAAACAGATATGACGGAGGTTGAGAGAAGACACTCAACGAGGATTGGATTTAATTTAGAGGACTTGGATGTATTGGCAAGTTCCAGCGCTTTGTCAGGAGCTTCTGCAAATGCCCTGCAAGGTGCACTGCTATCTGGTTTGCTTCCATCATTGTGCAAGTCAAGCATATATGAGGAAAGGGTGATGAGGAATTTGGAGCAGCTTGAAAATGCATATTACTCCATGAGGTCCACCATTGATTCATGTGAAACTAATGTAATTAAACGTTCAGATAACGAGGCATTGAGGGTTCGTGAGAACTTTTATCAACTTCACAGTGATTCTGATGCTACAAATGAGCAAACAGACCGCCTTGGATGTTTCTTTGATGGTTTATGCAAATATGCCCGGCACAGTAGGTTTGAGGTACGAGGAATTTTGAAGAATGCAGATATACTTAGCTCTCCGAATGTCATTTGTTCATTGAGTTTCGACCGGGATGAAGAATAttttgctgctgctggagtttcgaagaaaataaaaatatttgagttTGATGCTCTTCTAAATGACCGTGTTGACATTCATTATCCATTGATAGAGATGCCTAGCAGGTCCAAGCTTAGCTGTGTCTGTTGGAACAATTATATAAAGAACTACCTGGCATCAACTGATTATGATGGCACTGTTCAG TTATGGGATGCAAGCTCTGGTCAAGGATTCATGCAGTTTACAGAGCACCGGAAAAGAGCTTGGTCTGTGAGTTTCTCAGGAGTGGACCCTACTATGTTGGCAAGCGGGAGTGATGATTGTTGCGTGAAAGTATGGAGTATTAACCAG AAAAATTGCATTGATACAATCAGAAATGTGGCCAACGTATGCTGTGTTCAGTTCTCCCCATACTCCTCTCGCATGGTAGCTTTTGGTTCAGCTGATTACAAGGTATACTGTTATGATCTGAGGAACACAAGAATCCCTTGGTGTACTATTTCGGGACATGGGAAAGCGGTCAGCTACGTACGATTCTTGGATCCAGAAACACTCATCTCCGCATCAACAGACAACACCTTGAAGATATGGGATCTTAACCGGACTAATTCCAGTGGATTATCTACTGATTCTTGCAGTTTGACACTGAGTGGTCATACTAACGAGAAG AATTTTGTAGGGTTGTCTGTTCATGATGGATACATAACATGTGGCTCAGAAACCAATGaa CTATTTTCTTATTACAAAACCTTTCCCATGCCAATAACATCTCATAAGTTTGGTTCGATTGACCCGATAACTGGACAAGTGACAAATGAAGATAATCAGCATTTCGTGTCAAGTGTTTGCTGGAGAGGGAAGTCAAACATGGTTGTGGCTGCCAACTGTAGTGGCAGCATCAAAGTGCTTGAGCTTGTGTGA
- the LOC133884884 gene encoding protein SPA1-RELATED 3-like isoform X3 — MEGTAAAEVAGASDGAAGDVQIKGSKENEQPAQQPSGSVALEMPATPIPLTRDIEWSEHFSFFTSLGGFGGSTDGARGLTSVGLSNSESRPDSVTQCCLNDPDERVEELTLKNCINADVQPEVSAGGSSSSGDRPTIIKGLWGNFTRMAWRTSEVASRENVAVSCGDIANLRAGDVSSRENLAGTLDNNMSSQNNDASGKETPMSHGGNVNNEFMMPFGSQQHLLAARPNQTEQGAERENILTMSSFSNRIFDQMRSKTVTPSSGVPGSPFKNKSKGKGVACQGAREEVKVQANARPRGPLDRLPKIPASVHDSMDRVDALLSSGGRNFLKSQCEGNSLRELIKPGQQTTSKFEKMHLFKQIVDLVDKCHTQGLTLQHLRPSYFTIPSSNQVKYIGSCTTQDLSASVKQDVTTDDVVNRKRCFDHRIELQESNGYGNSMLKYQKVGERSMIAARRPIHTFWAGHRRDNQNEDVDPGASRQENSIGTVRDRFKFAEPHDSNTSCAKRLSSSGDQQSTFELRILEESWYKSPEELSQLNGTFPSNIYSLGVLLFELFCCCDTWEVHCSAMSDLRHRILPPNFLSESPKEAGFCLWLLHPDPCSRPKARDILGCDLINEGRDLSLLDQAPAATSEDDTESSLLHNFLSQLKEEKEMQAAKLSADLASLQTDMTEVERRHSTRIGFNLEDLDVLASSSALSGASANALQGALLSGLLPSLCKSSIYEERVMRNLEQLENAYYSMRSTIDSCETNVIKRSDNEALRVRENFYQLHSDSDATNEQTDRLGCFFDGLCKYARHSRFEVRGILKNADILSSPNVICSLSFDRDEEYFAAAGVSKKIKIFEFDALLNDRVDIHYPLIEMPSRSKLSCVCWNNYIKNYLASTDYDGTVQLWDASSGQGFMQFTEHRKRAWSVSFSGVDPTMLASGSDDCCVKVWSINQKNCIDTIRNVANVCCVQFSPYSSRMVAFGSADYKVYCYDLRNTRIPWCTISGHGKAVSYVRFLDPETLISASTDNTLKIWDLNRTNSSGLSTDSCSLTLSGHTNEKIACAEFCRVVCS, encoded by the exons ATGGAAGGGACCGCGGCGGCTGAGGTGGCCGGTGCCAGCGATGGCGCGGCCGGGGATGTGCAGATTAAGGGTAGCAAGGAGAATGAGCAGCCTGCGCAGCAGCCGTCCGGGAGCGTGGCGCTGGAGATGCCCGCCACGCCTATCCCGCTTACACGGGACATAGAGTGGTCAGAGCATTTCTCGTTCTTCACTTCATTGGGCGGGTTTGGGGGCAGCACGGATGGTGCCAGGGGCTTGACCAGCGTTGGCCTGTCAAATTCTGAGTCGAGGCCGGACAGCGTGACACAGTGCTGTTTGAATGATCCGGATGAGAGGGTGGAAGAGCTCACATTGAAGAATTGCATCAACGCTGATGTTCAGCCCGAGGTTTCTGCTGGCGGAAGCTCAAGCAGTGGGGATAGGCCTACCATCATTAAGGGCCTGTGGGGTAACTTTACACGGATGGCATGGAGAACTAGCGAAGTGGCCAGCAGGGAAAATGTAGCAGTGAGTTGTGGTGACATTGCGAACTTGAGGGCCGGTGATGTGTCTAGTAGGGAAAATTTGGCTGGGACCCTTGACAACAATATGAGCTCTCAGAATAATGATGCATCTGGCAAGGAAACACCTATGAGTCATGGTGGCAATGTGAATAACGAGTTCATGATGCCATTTGGTAGCCAGCAGCATCTCTTAGCTGCACGTCCTAATCAAACTGAGCAGGGAGCTGAAAGGGAGAATATTCTCACAATGAGTAGCTTTTCGAATAGAATTTTTGATCAGATGAGAAGTAAGACTGTAACACCTTCATCTGGGGTCCCTGGATCCCCATTTAAAAACAAATCGAAAGGTAAAGGGGTCGCTTGCCAAGGTGCACGGGAGGAGGTCAAAGTGCAAGCTAATGCAAGGCCCAGAGGCCCTTTGGACAGGCTTCCCAAAATTCCTGCCTCAGTGCATGATTCTATGGACAGAGTGGATGCATTGCTTTCCAGTGGTGGTcggaattttttaaaatctcaGTGTGAGGGAAATAGCCTGAGGGAACTGATTAAACCTGGGCAACAAACTACAAGCAAATTTGAGAAAATGCATTTATTTAAGCAGATTGTTGATCTTGTGGATAAGTGCCATACACAGGGCTTGACTTTACAACATTTGCGACCATCATATTTTACAATCCCGTCTTCAAACCAAGTTAAGTATATTGGTTCTTGTACCACACAAGATTTATCAGCCTCCGTCAAACAAGATGTCACTACAGATGACGTTGTGAATAGAAAAAGATGTTTCGACCATAGAATTGAGCTCCAAGAGTCTAATGGCTATGGAAATTCAATGTTAAAGTATCAAAAGGTTGGTGAGCGTAGCATGATTGCTGCCAGGCGACCAATACATACCTTCTGGGCTGGCCACAGAAGGGACAATCAAAATGAAGACGTTGATCCAGGTGCTTCAAGGCAGGAAAATTCTATTGGCACTGTCAGAGATCGTTTTAAGTTCGCAGAACCACACGACAGTAATACATCTTGTGCTAAACGCCTATCTAGTTCTGGCGACCAGCAATCGACATTTGAATTGAGGATTCTGGAGGAAAGCTGGTATAAAAGTCCAGAAGAGTTAAGTCAATTGAACGGCACATTCCCATCAAACATCTACAGCCTTGGGGTTCTTCTATTTGAG CTCTTTTGCTGTTGTGACACATGGGAGGTGCATTGTTCTGCAATGTCAGATCTTCGTCATCGCATCCTGCCTCCAAATTTTCTTTCAGAAAGTCCTAAGGAGGCTGGCTTCTGCCTTTGGTTACTGCATCCAGATCCTTGTTCTAGACCAAAAGCAAG AGACATTCTTGGATGTGACTTGATAAATGAAGGCCGAGATTTGTCCTTGTTAGATCAGGCACCAGCTGCCACCAGTGAAGATGACACCGAGTCTAGTTTGCTACATAATTTCCTTTCTCAATTGAAAGAGGAAAAGGAGATGCAAGCTGCCAAGTTATCAGCAGATCTTGCAAGCTTACAAACAGATATGACGGAGGTTGAGAGAAGACACTCAACGAGGATTGGATTTAATTTAGAGGACTTGGATGTATTGGCAAGTTCCAGCGCTTTGTCAGGAGCTTCTGCAAATGCCCTGCAAGGTGCACTGCTATCTGGTTTGCTTCCATCATTGTGCAAGTCAAGCATATATGAGGAAAGGGTGATGAGGAATTTGGAGCAGCTTGAAAATGCATATTACTCCATGAGGTCCACCATTGATTCATGTGAAACTAATGTAATTAAACGTTCAGATAACGAGGCATTGAGGGTTCGTGAGAACTTTTATCAACTTCACAGTGATTCTGATGCTACAAATGAGCAAACAGACCGCCTTGGATGTTTCTTTGATGGTTTATGCAAATATGCCCGGCACAGTAGGTTTGAGGTACGAGGAATTTTGAAGAATGCAGATATACTTAGCTCTCCGAATGTCATTTGTTCATTGAGTTTCGACCGGGATGAAGAATAttttgctgctgctggagtttcgaagaaaataaaaatatttgagttTGATGCTCTTCTAAATGACCGTGTTGACATTCATTATCCATTGATAGAGATGCCTAGCAGGTCCAAGCTTAGCTGTGTCTGTTGGAACAATTATATAAAGAACTACCTGGCATCAACTGATTATGATGGCACTGTTCAG TTATGGGATGCAAGCTCTGGTCAAGGATTCATGCAGTTTACAGAGCACCGGAAAAGAGCTTGGTCTGTGAGTTTCTCAGGAGTGGACCCTACTATGTTGGCAAGCGGGAGTGATGATTGTTGCGTGAAAGTATGGAGTATTAACCAG AAAAATTGCATTGATACAATCAGAAATGTGGCCAACGTATGCTGTGTTCAGTTCTCCCCATACTCCTCTCGCATGGTAGCTTTTGGTTCAGCTGATTACAAGGTATACTGTTATGATCTGAGGAACACAAGAATCCCTTGGTGTACTATTTCGGGACATGGGAAAGCGGTCAGCTACGTACGATTCTTGGATCCAGAAACACTCATCTCCGCATCAACAGACAACACCTTGAAGATATGGGATCTTAACCGGACTAATTCCAGTGGATTATCTACTGATTCTTGCAGTTTGACACTGAGTGGTCATACTAACGAGAAG ATTGCTTGTGCAGAATTTTGTAGGGTTGTCTGTTCATGA
- the LOC133884884 gene encoding protein SPA1-RELATED 3-like isoform X2 gives MEGTAAAEVAGASDGAAGDVQIKGSKENEQPAQQPSGSVALEMPATPIPLTRDIEWSEHFSFFTSLGGFGGSTDGARGLTSVGLSNSESRPDSVTQCCLNDPDERVEELTLKNCINADVQPEVSAGGSSSSGDRPTIIKGLWGNFTRMAWRTSEVASRENVAVSCGDIANLRAGDVSSRENLAGTLDNNMSSQNNDASGKETPMSHGGNVNNEFMMPFGSQQHLLAARPNQTEQGAERENILTMSSFSNRIFDQMRSKTVTPSSGVPGSPFKNKSKGKGVACQGAREEVKVQANARPRGPLDRLPKIPASVHDSMDRVDALLSSGGRNFLKSQCEGNSLRELIKPGQQTTSKFEKMHLFKQIVDLVDKCHTQGLTLQHLRPSYFTIPSSNQVKYIGSCTTQDLSASVKQDVTTDDVVNRKRCFDHRIELQESNGYGNSMLKYQKVGERSMIAARRPIHTFWAGHRRDNQNEDVDPGASRQENSIGTVRDRFKFAEPHDSNTSCAKRLSSSGDQQSTFELRILEESWYKSPEELSQLNGTFPSNIYSLGVLLFELFCCCDTWEVHCSAMSDLRHRILPPNFLSESPKEAGFCLWLLHPDPCSRPKARDILGCDLINEGRDLSLLDQAPAATSEDDTESSLLHNFLSQLKEEKEMQAAKLSADLASLQTDMTEVERRHSTRIGFNLEDLDVLASSSALSGASANALQGALLSGLLPSLCKSSIYEERVMRNLEQLENAYYSMRSTIDSCETNVIKRSDNEALRVRENFYQLHSDSDATNEQTDRLGCFFDGLCKYARHSRFEVRGILKNADILSSPNVICSLSFDRDEEYFAAAGVSKKIKIFEFDALLNDRVDIHYPLIEMPSRSKLSCVCWNNYIKNYLASTDYDGTVQKNCIDTIRNVANVCCVQFSPYSSRMVAFGSADYKVYCYDLRNTRIPWCTISGHGKAVSYVRFLDPETLISASTDNTLKIWDLNRTNSSGLSTDSCSLTLSGHTNEKNFVGLSVHDGYITCGSETNELFSYYKTFPMPITSHKFGSIDPITGQVTNEDNQHFVSSVCWRGKSNMVVAANCSGSIKVLELV, from the exons ATGGAAGGGACCGCGGCGGCTGAGGTGGCCGGTGCCAGCGATGGCGCGGCCGGGGATGTGCAGATTAAGGGTAGCAAGGAGAATGAGCAGCCTGCGCAGCAGCCGTCCGGGAGCGTGGCGCTGGAGATGCCCGCCACGCCTATCCCGCTTACACGGGACATAGAGTGGTCAGAGCATTTCTCGTTCTTCACTTCATTGGGCGGGTTTGGGGGCAGCACGGATGGTGCCAGGGGCTTGACCAGCGTTGGCCTGTCAAATTCTGAGTCGAGGCCGGACAGCGTGACACAGTGCTGTTTGAATGATCCGGATGAGAGGGTGGAAGAGCTCACATTGAAGAATTGCATCAACGCTGATGTTCAGCCCGAGGTTTCTGCTGGCGGAAGCTCAAGCAGTGGGGATAGGCCTACCATCATTAAGGGCCTGTGGGGTAACTTTACACGGATGGCATGGAGAACTAGCGAAGTGGCCAGCAGGGAAAATGTAGCAGTGAGTTGTGGTGACATTGCGAACTTGAGGGCCGGTGATGTGTCTAGTAGGGAAAATTTGGCTGGGACCCTTGACAACAATATGAGCTCTCAGAATAATGATGCATCTGGCAAGGAAACACCTATGAGTCATGGTGGCAATGTGAATAACGAGTTCATGATGCCATTTGGTAGCCAGCAGCATCTCTTAGCTGCACGTCCTAATCAAACTGAGCAGGGAGCTGAAAGGGAGAATATTCTCACAATGAGTAGCTTTTCGAATAGAATTTTTGATCAGATGAGAAGTAAGACTGTAACACCTTCATCTGGGGTCCCTGGATCCCCATTTAAAAACAAATCGAAAGGTAAAGGGGTCGCTTGCCAAGGTGCACGGGAGGAGGTCAAAGTGCAAGCTAATGCAAGGCCCAGAGGCCCTTTGGACAGGCTTCCCAAAATTCCTGCCTCAGTGCATGATTCTATGGACAGAGTGGATGCATTGCTTTCCAGTGGTGGTcggaattttttaaaatctcaGTGTGAGGGAAATAGCCTGAGGGAACTGATTAAACCTGGGCAACAAACTACAAGCAAATTTGAGAAAATGCATTTATTTAAGCAGATTGTTGATCTTGTGGATAAGTGCCATACACAGGGCTTGACTTTACAACATTTGCGACCATCATATTTTACAATCCCGTCTTCAAACCAAGTTAAGTATATTGGTTCTTGTACCACACAAGATTTATCAGCCTCCGTCAAACAAGATGTCACTACAGATGACGTTGTGAATAGAAAAAGATGTTTCGACCATAGAATTGAGCTCCAAGAGTCTAATGGCTATGGAAATTCAATGTTAAAGTATCAAAAGGTTGGTGAGCGTAGCATGATTGCTGCCAGGCGACCAATACATACCTTCTGGGCTGGCCACAGAAGGGACAATCAAAATGAAGACGTTGATCCAGGTGCTTCAAGGCAGGAAAATTCTATTGGCACTGTCAGAGATCGTTTTAAGTTCGCAGAACCACACGACAGTAATACATCTTGTGCTAAACGCCTATCTAGTTCTGGCGACCAGCAATCGACATTTGAATTGAGGATTCTGGAGGAAAGCTGGTATAAAAGTCCAGAAGAGTTAAGTCAATTGAACGGCACATTCCCATCAAACATCTACAGCCTTGGGGTTCTTCTATTTGAG CTCTTTTGCTGTTGTGACACATGGGAGGTGCATTGTTCTGCAATGTCAGATCTTCGTCATCGCATCCTGCCTCCAAATTTTCTTTCAGAAAGTCCTAAGGAGGCTGGCTTCTGCCTTTGGTTACTGCATCCAGATCCTTGTTCTAGACCAAAAGCAAG AGACATTCTTGGATGTGACTTGATAAATGAAGGCCGAGATTTGTCCTTGTTAGATCAGGCACCAGCTGCCACCAGTGAAGATGACACCGAGTCTAGTTTGCTACATAATTTCCTTTCTCAATTGAAAGAGGAAAAGGAGATGCAAGCTGCCAAGTTATCAGCAGATCTTGCAAGCTTACAAACAGATATGACGGAGGTTGAGAGAAGACACTCAACGAGGATTGGATTTAATTTAGAGGACTTGGATGTATTGGCAAGTTCCAGCGCTTTGTCAGGAGCTTCTGCAAATGCCCTGCAAGGTGCACTGCTATCTGGTTTGCTTCCATCATTGTGCAAGTCAAGCATATATGAGGAAAGGGTGATGAGGAATTTGGAGCAGCTTGAAAATGCATATTACTCCATGAGGTCCACCATTGATTCATGTGAAACTAATGTAATTAAACGTTCAGATAACGAGGCATTGAGGGTTCGTGAGAACTTTTATCAACTTCACAGTGATTCTGATGCTACAAATGAGCAAACAGACCGCCTTGGATGTTTCTTTGATGGTTTATGCAAATATGCCCGGCACAGTAGGTTTGAGGTACGAGGAATTTTGAAGAATGCAGATATACTTAGCTCTCCGAATGTCATTTGTTCATTGAGTTTCGACCGGGATGAAGAATAttttgctgctgctggagtttcgaagaaaataaaaatatttgagttTGATGCTCTTCTAAATGACCGTGTTGACATTCATTATCCATTGATAGAGATGCCTAGCAGGTCCAAGCTTAGCTGTGTCTGTTGGAACAATTATATAAAGAACTACCTGGCATCAACTGATTATGATGGCACTGTTCAG AAAAATTGCATTGATACAATCAGAAATGTGGCCAACGTATGCTGTGTTCAGTTCTCCCCATACTCCTCTCGCATGGTAGCTTTTGGTTCAGCTGATTACAAGGTATACTGTTATGATCTGAGGAACACAAGAATCCCTTGGTGTACTATTTCGGGACATGGGAAAGCGGTCAGCTACGTACGATTCTTGGATCCAGAAACACTCATCTCCGCATCAACAGACAACACCTTGAAGATATGGGATCTTAACCGGACTAATTCCAGTGGATTATCTACTGATTCTTGCAGTTTGACACTGAGTGGTCATACTAACGAGAAG AATTTTGTAGGGTTGTCTGTTCATGATGGATACATAACATGTGGCTCAGAAACCAATGaa CTATTTTCTTATTACAAAACCTTTCCCATGCCAATAACATCTCATAAGTTTGGTTCGATTGACCCGATAACTGGACAAGTGACAAATGAAGATAATCAGCATTTCGTGTCAAGTGTTTGCTGGAGAGGGAAGTCAAACATGGTTGTGGCTGCCAACTGTAGTGGCAGCATCAAAGTGCTTGAGCTTGTGTGA